Proteins from a genomic interval of Burkholderia cepacia GG4:
- a CDS encoding putative 2-aminoethylphosphonate ABC transporter permease subunit yields the protein MSTVLTERRRGAPAPADVRQITHWHDRLAQLALVAMAALMSLFLLLPLALVVQKCFVDADGRFVGAHNFVEYLEDSGVLRSMLHSLTVGALVTTIVVPMAFTFAYALTRSCMPLKNAARTIALLPLLAPTLLSAVSFIYWFGNAGLLKPLLHGHSIYGLPGIVLSMVYASFPHVLMILVTALSLADGRLYEAADAMGTSRMRKFFTITLPGAKYGLISATMVAFTMCINDFGVPVVIGGSYNVLSTDIYKLIIGLQDFNRSAVVSLMLLCPALVAFGVDFFIRRRQQSQLGARSTPYQPKPSRGFDAAMLAYCALVCAFFIAVVGISVFASFVKFWPYQMSLGLQHYRMGLIGAGIFDAYKNSLRMAATVALGGTIVVFGGAYLIEKTRGARWLRGFISLCAILPMGVPGLVLGISYIFLFNAPGNPLNGLYGSLWLLAIVTVVHYYASSHLTAVTALRQIDSEFEAVSASLKVPFYKTFLRVTVPVCLPAILLIARYLFVNGMTTVSAVAFLYSPDTQPASVAILNLDDAGQMGPAAAMATLVLATSSFACVLFACISHRLLRRTQAWRNPHRR from the coding sequence ATGAGCACCGTCCTGACCGAGCGCCGCCGCGGCGCCCCCGCCCCCGCCGACGTGCGGCAGATCACCCACTGGCACGACCGCCTCGCGCAGCTCGCGCTCGTCGCGATGGCCGCGCTGATGTCGCTGTTCCTGCTGCTGCCGCTCGCGCTCGTCGTGCAGAAATGCTTCGTCGACGCGGACGGGCGTTTCGTCGGCGCGCACAACTTCGTCGAGTATCTCGAAGACAGCGGCGTGCTGCGCTCGATGCTGCATTCGCTGACGGTCGGCGCGCTCGTCACGACGATCGTCGTGCCGATGGCGTTCACCTTCGCGTATGCGCTGACGCGCTCGTGCATGCCGCTGAAGAACGCCGCGCGCACGATCGCGCTGCTGCCGCTGCTCGCGCCGACGCTGCTGTCGGCCGTGTCGTTCATCTACTGGTTCGGTAACGCGGGGCTGCTCAAGCCGCTGCTGCACGGCCACTCGATCTACGGGCTGCCAGGCATCGTGCTGAGCATGGTGTACGCATCGTTCCCGCACGTGCTGATGATCCTCGTCACCGCGCTGTCGCTCGCGGACGGCCGGCTCTACGAGGCCGCCGACGCGATGGGCACGAGCCGCATGCGCAAGTTCTTCACGATCACGCTGCCCGGCGCGAAATACGGGCTGATCAGCGCGACGATGGTGGCGTTCACCATGTGCATCAACGACTTCGGCGTGCCGGTGGTAATCGGCGGCTCGTACAACGTGCTGTCGACCGACATCTACAAGCTGATCATCGGGCTGCAGGACTTCAACCGCAGCGCGGTCGTGAGCCTGATGCTGCTGTGCCCGGCCCTCGTCGCGTTCGGCGTCGACTTCTTCATCCGCCGCCGCCAGCAGTCGCAGCTCGGCGCACGCTCGACGCCTTACCAGCCGAAGCCGTCGCGCGGCTTCGACGCCGCGATGCTCGCGTACTGCGCGCTGGTGTGCGCATTCTTCATCGCGGTGGTCGGCATCTCGGTGTTCGCGTCGTTCGTGAAGTTCTGGCCGTACCAGATGAGCCTCGGGCTGCAGCACTACCGGATGGGGCTGATCGGGGCCGGCATCTTCGACGCGTACAAGAACAGCCTGCGGATGGCCGCGACCGTCGCGCTCGGCGGCACGATCGTCGTGTTCGGCGGCGCCTACCTGATCGAGAAGACCCGCGGCGCGCGCTGGCTGCGCGGCTTCATCAGCCTGTGCGCGATCCTGCCGATGGGCGTGCCCGGCCTCGTGCTCGGCATCAGCTACATCTTCCTGTTCAATGCGCCCGGCAATCCGCTGAACGGGCTGTACGGGTCGCTGTGGCTGCTCGCGATCGTCACGGTCGTCCACTACTACGCGTCGAGCCACCTGACCGCCGTCACCGCGCTGCGGCAGATCGACAGCGAGTTCGAGGCCGTGTCGGCGTCGCTGAAGGTGCCGTTCTACAAGACCTTCCTGCGCGTGACCGTGCCCGTGTGCCTGCCCGCGATCCTGCTGATCGCGCGCTACCTGTTCGTCAACGGGATGACGACCGTGTCGGCCGTCGCGTTCCTGTACTCGCCGGACACCCAGCCCGCCTCGGTCGCGATCCTGAACCTCGACGACGCGGGCCAGATGGGCCCGGCCGCCGCGATGGCGACGCTGGTGCTCGCGACCTCGTCGTTCGCCTGCGTGCTGTTCGCGTGCATCTCGCACCGCCTGTTGCGCCGCACGCAGGCCTGGCGCAACCCGCATCGCCGTTGA
- a CDS encoding amino acid ABC transporter permease has translation MPSWLHLMAESLRPLLVAGLVFTVPLTLASFAIGLLLAFGAALARLFGPRWAQAGVRFYIWLFRGSPLLVQLFVIFYGLPSVGIVLDPLTAAVIGFSLNVGAYNAEVIRGVIESIPKGQWEAAYSMAMTRAQALRRAILPQAARVALPALSNSFISLVKDTSLAAVLTVPEIFQAAQRIAAVTYEPLILYTEAALIYLLFSSVLSTLQRRLELRFGRHALFHAELR, from the coding sequence ATGCCGTCCTGGCTGCACCTGATGGCGGAATCGCTGCGGCCCCTGCTGGTTGCGGGGCTCGTGTTCACGGTTCCGCTCACGCTCGCATCGTTCGCGATCGGCCTGCTGCTCGCGTTCGGCGCGGCGCTCGCGCGCCTGTTCGGGCCGCGCTGGGCGCAGGCCGGCGTACGCTTCTACATCTGGCTGTTTCGGGGTTCGCCGTTGCTCGTGCAGCTGTTCGTGATCTTCTACGGGTTGCCGAGCGTCGGCATCGTGCTCGACCCGCTGACCGCCGCCGTGATCGGCTTCTCGCTGAACGTCGGCGCGTACAACGCCGAGGTGATCCGCGGCGTGATCGAGTCGATCCCGAAGGGGCAGTGGGAAGCCGCGTACTCGATGGCGATGACGCGCGCGCAGGCGCTGCGTCGCGCGATCCTGCCGCAGGCCGCGCGCGTCGCGCTGCCCGCGCTGTCGAATTCGTTCATATCGCTCGTGAAGGACACCTCGCTCGCGGCCGTGCTGACCGTGCCCGAGATCTTCCAGGCCGCGCAGCGCATCGCGGCCGTCACCTACGAGCCGCTGATCCTCTATACCGAAGCCGCGCTGATCTATCTGCTGTTCAGCTCCGTGCTCTCGACACTGCAACGTCGCCTCGAGCTCCGGTTCGGCCGTCACGCGCTGTTCCACGCGGAGTTGCGATGA
- the phnY gene encoding phosphonoacetaldehyde dehydrogenase, with amino-acid sequence MNAIAASTEVRALYREALRIDGERIYRDAVIEVRNPYDGALVGTVPKATLDDVRRAFAVARAYRPSLTRHERAAILRRAADIVRARTAEIAALITAEAGLCIKDSTYEAGRVADVLTFGAGEVLKDDGQIFSCDLTPHGKKRRVYTQREPLLGVISAITPFNHPMNQVAHKVVPSVATNNRIVVKPSEKVPLSCYLFADILYEAGLPPQMLQVITGDPKDIADELVTNPAIDLITFTGGVSIGKSIASRMGYRRAVLELGGNDPIIVMEDADLDEASTLAVSGSYKNSGQRCTAIKRMLVHEAVADRFTELVVEKTRAWAYGNPADPSVDMGTVIDEAAAKFCEQQVNDAIARGARLLVGNVRDGALYSPTVIDRVTPDMPLVKYETFGPVSPIMRFRDIDEAIRMSNSTDYALSSSVCTNRFDSITRFITELEVGSVNVREVPGYRLELTPFGGVKDSGLGYKEGVQEAMKSFTNTKTYSLPW; translated from the coding sequence ATGAACGCCATTGCAGCATCGACGGAAGTCCGCGCACTTTATCGTGAAGCACTGCGAATCGATGGTGAAAGGATCTATCGCGACGCGGTGATCGAGGTGCGCAACCCGTACGACGGCGCGCTGGTCGGCACCGTCCCGAAGGCGACGCTCGACGACGTGCGCCGCGCGTTCGCGGTTGCGCGTGCGTACCGGCCGTCGCTCACGCGGCACGAGCGTGCGGCGATCCTGCGCCGCGCGGCCGACATCGTGCGCGCGCGCACCGCCGAGATCGCCGCGCTGATCACGGCCGAGGCCGGGTTGTGCATCAAGGATTCGACCTATGAAGCCGGGCGCGTGGCCGACGTGCTCACGTTCGGCGCGGGCGAAGTGCTGAAGGACGACGGGCAGATCTTCTCGTGCGATCTGACGCCGCACGGCAAGAAGCGCCGCGTGTACACGCAGCGCGAGCCACTGCTCGGCGTGATTTCCGCGATCACGCCGTTCAACCATCCGATGAACCAGGTCGCGCACAAGGTCGTGCCGTCGGTCGCGACCAACAACCGGATCGTCGTGAAGCCGTCGGAGAAGGTGCCGCTGTCGTGCTACCTGTTCGCCGACATCCTCTATGAAGCCGGCCTGCCGCCGCAGATGCTGCAGGTGATTACCGGCGACCCGAAGGACATCGCGGACGAGCTGGTCACGAACCCGGCGATCGACCTGATCACGTTCACCGGCGGCGTATCGATCGGCAAGTCGATCGCGTCGCGGATGGGCTACCGGCGCGCGGTGCTCGAGCTCGGCGGCAACGATCCGATCATCGTGATGGAGGATGCCGATCTCGACGAGGCGAGCACGCTCGCCGTATCGGGCTCGTACAAGAACTCGGGGCAGCGCTGCACGGCGATCAAGCGGATGCTCGTGCACGAGGCCGTGGCCGACCGCTTCACCGAGCTGGTCGTCGAGAAAACCCGCGCGTGGGCGTACGGAAACCCGGCCGACCCGTCGGTCGACATGGGTACGGTGATCGACGAAGCGGCCGCGAAGTTCTGCGAGCAGCAGGTGAACGACGCGATTGCGCGTGGGGCACGATTGCTGGTCGGCAACGTACGCGACGGCGCGCTGTATTCGCCGACGGTCATCGATCGCGTGACACCCGACATGCCGCTCGTGAAGTACGAGACGTTCGGGCCGGTGTCGCCGATCATGCGCTTTCGCGACATCGACGAGGCGATCCGGATGTCGAACAGCACCGACTATGCGTTGTCATCGTCGGTCTGCACGAACCGCTTCGACAGCATCACGCGCTTCATCACCGAGCTCGAAGTCGGCAGCGTGAACGTGCGCGAAGTGCCGGGCTACCGGCTCGAACTGACGCCGTTCGGCGGCGTGAAGGATTCGGGTCTCGGCTACAAGGAGGGCGTGCAGGAAGCGATGAAGAGCTTCACGAACACGAAGACCTATTCGCTGCCATGGTAA
- a CDS encoding amino acid ABC transporter substrate-binding protein produces the protein MKFLRSILIVALLQASAVTSALAADDLSQIKSAGVFRVGTEGTYAPFTYHDATGKLTGFDVDIASAIAQRLGVKAEFVEGKWDGLIAGLDVNRYDAVVNEVSITDARKAKYAFSTPYITSHAVLIVRADNTSIRSFDDLKGKKSANTLTSNFGKLAAAHGADVVPVQGFNESIDLLSSGRVDATINDSLSYLDFRKHKPDAKLKIAATDTTGAGDASGVLLRKGSPALVAAVDRALADIKADGTYAKISQKYFGRDVSQP, from the coding sequence ATGAAATTCCTACGCTCCATCCTGATCGTCGCATTGCTGCAGGCCTCGGCCGTCACGAGCGCGCTGGCTGCCGACGACCTGTCGCAGATCAAGTCGGCCGGCGTGTTCCGGGTCGGCACCGAAGGCACCTATGCACCGTTCACGTATCACGACGCGACGGGCAAGCTGACGGGCTTCGACGTCGACATCGCGAGCGCGATCGCGCAGCGTCTCGGCGTGAAGGCGGAGTTCGTCGAAGGCAAGTGGGACGGGCTGATCGCGGGCCTCGACGTGAACCGCTACGACGCAGTCGTCAACGAAGTGTCGATCACCGATGCGCGCAAGGCGAAGTACGCATTCTCGACGCCGTACATCACGTCGCACGCGGTGCTGATCGTGCGCGCGGACAACACGTCGATCCGCTCGTTCGACGACCTGAAGGGCAAGAAATCGGCGAATACGCTGACCAGCAATTTCGGCAAGCTCGCGGCCGCGCACGGCGCGGACGTGGTGCCTGTGCAGGGCTTCAACGAATCGATCGACCTGCTGAGCTCGGGTCGCGTCGACGCGACCATCAACGATTCGCTGTCGTACCTCGATTTCCGCAAGCACAAGCCCGACGCGAAACTGAAGATCGCGGCGACCGACACGACCGGCGCCGGCGATGCATCGGGCGTGCTGCTGCGCAAGGGCAGCCCGGCGCTGGTGGCCGCGGTCGACCGGGCGCTCGCGGACATCAAGGCCGACGGCACCTACGCGAAGATCTCGCAGAAGTACTTCGGCCGCGACGTGTCGCAGCCGTGA
- a CDS encoding putative 2-aminoethylphosphonate ABC transporter substrate-binding protein, whose protein sequence is MNEVPVHKRFNGWATGAARVALAAAVALGAAQAAHAKTSLLVYTALEDEAMKPYKDAFEKANPDIEIRWVRDSTGSVTAKLLAEKNNPRADVVLGLAASSLTLLDLQGMLMPYSPKDFDQLTRKYSDANTPPHWVGMDVWGATICYNRVAAQAKNIPKPTSWEDLTKPVYKGAIVMPSPVSSGTGYLDVTAWLQTFGDDKGWKFMDALDKNVAQYVHSGSKPCTLAGTGEFPIGISFEFRGHELQAQGAPIDLVFPKEGLGWDMEGTAIMKTTKQPDAAKKLADFMASKDANQITARWWAIVAYPGVARKLAGIPDNYADLLVKNDFVWSAKNRQSILDTWQKRYGAKAQQ, encoded by the coding sequence ATGAACGAAGTGCCGGTACACAAGCGTTTCAATGGATGGGCGACGGGCGCGGCCCGTGTCGCGCTGGCTGCCGCGGTCGCGCTCGGTGCGGCCCAGGCGGCGCACGCGAAGACGTCGCTGCTCGTCTACACCGCGCTGGAAGACGAGGCGATGAAGCCCTACAAGGACGCGTTCGAGAAAGCGAACCCCGACATCGAGATCCGCTGGGTGCGCGACTCGACCGGCTCGGTCACCGCGAAGCTGCTCGCGGAAAAGAACAATCCGCGCGCGGACGTCGTGCTCGGCCTCGCCGCATCGAGCCTCACGCTGCTTGACCTGCAGGGGATGCTGATGCCGTACTCGCCGAAGGACTTCGACCAGCTCACGCGCAAGTACAGCGACGCGAACACGCCGCCGCACTGGGTCGGCATGGACGTGTGGGGCGCGACGATCTGCTACAACCGCGTCGCCGCACAGGCCAAGAACATTCCGAAGCCGACGTCGTGGGAAGACCTGACGAAGCCGGTCTACAAGGGCGCGATCGTGATGCCGAGCCCGGTGTCGTCGGGTACCGGCTATCTCGACGTGACTGCCTGGCTGCAAACCTTCGGCGACGACAAGGGCTGGAAATTCATGGACGCGCTCGACAAGAACGTCGCGCAGTACGTGCACTCGGGCTCGAAGCCGTGCACGCTCGCCGGCACCGGTGAATTCCCGATCGGCATCTCGTTCGAGTTCCGCGGCCACGAGCTGCAGGCGCAGGGCGCGCCGATCGACCTGGTGTTCCCGAAGGAAGGGCTCGGCTGGGACATGGAAGGCACGGCGATCATGAAGACGACCAAGCAGCCTGACGCCGCGAAGAAGCTCGCCGACTTCATGGCCAGCAAGGACGCGAACCAGATCACCGCACGCTGGTGGGCGATCGTCGCGTACCCGGGCGTCGCGCGCAAGCTGGCCGGCATCCCCGACAACTATGCGGACCTGCTCGTGAAGAACGATTTCGTGTGGTCCGCGAAGAACCGTCAATCGATCCTCGATACCTGGCAGAAGCGCTACGGGGCGAAAGCCCAGCAGTAA
- a CDS encoding amino acid ABC transporter ATP-binding protein yields MIRLERIDKSFGGHRVLTAIDLALRPGSVTALIGPSGSGKSTLLRCVNLLEVPETGALTVGDARIDFAAGHRPSRDAVFAVRRQTGMVFQNFQLFPHLSVVQNVMEGLVTVQRWPREQARQRALALLDKVGIADKADAWPATLSGGQQQRVAIARALAPSPEVLLCDEPTSALDPELSVEVVDVLRQLAREGTTMLMATHDLRLAASVAHDAVFLADGRVVEARASRELFGRPRDPRTAKFVATLAQGVPAF; encoded by the coding sequence ATGATCCGTCTCGAGCGCATCGACAAGTCGTTCGGCGGGCATCGCGTGCTGACCGCGATCGACCTCGCGTTGCGGCCGGGCAGCGTGACCGCGCTGATCGGCCCGTCCGGCAGCGGCAAGAGCACGCTGCTGCGCTGCGTGAACCTGCTCGAAGTGCCGGAGACGGGTGCGCTCACGGTCGGCGATGCGCGCATCGACTTCGCGGCCGGCCATCGGCCGTCGCGCGATGCCGTGTTCGCGGTGCGCCGGCAGACCGGCATGGTGTTTCAGAACTTCCAGTTGTTCCCGCACCTGAGCGTCGTGCAGAACGTGATGGAAGGGCTCGTGACCGTGCAGCGCTGGCCGCGCGAGCAGGCGCGCCAGCGGGCGCTCGCGTTGCTCGACAAAGTTGGCATCGCGGACAAGGCCGATGCGTGGCCCGCGACGCTGTCGGGTGGCCAGCAGCAGCGCGTCGCCATCGCGCGCGCGCTCGCGCCGTCGCCGGAGGTGCTGCTCTGCGACGAGCCGACGTCGGCGCTCGATCCCGAGCTGTCGGTCGAAGTCGTCGACGTGCTGCGCCAGCTCGCGCGTGAAGGCACGACGATGCTGATGGCCACGCACGACCTGCGCCTGGCCGCGTCGGTCGCGCACGATGCGGTGTTTCTCGCGGATGGCCGGGTCGTCGAGGCAAGGGCATCACGCGAGCTGTTCGGCCGGCCGCGCGACCCGCGCACCGCGAAGTTCGTCGCGACGCTCGCGCAAGGCGTGCCGGCATTCTGA
- a CDS encoding putative 2-aminoethylphosphonate ABC transporter ATP-binding protein: MAPYLSVERIEKRYNDTQVLTDINLSVMKGEMICFLGPSGCGKTTLLRIIAGLETQNAGHITQDGRDISRLPPQLRDYGIVFQSYALFPNLTVFDNVAYGLVNRRMKRDAIHERVHTLLALVGLPDSHRKHPGQLSGGQQQRIALARALATSPGLLLLDEPLSALDARVRVRLRQEIRALQQRLGVTTIMVTHDQEEALSMADRIVVMNHGVIEQIGTPLEIYRQPASPFVADFIGRVNTIPAEVAQDGTLRAGGVGFDCRHGTARPAQGAAVSVYVRPEDLRIRVPGETADNVLAGRVEKLEFLGAFCRVSFRIDGLDGQEIVADLSYHDVDRTGVQAGARIDLALDREHVRVFPSAKERLQ, encoded by the coding sequence ATGGCACCCTATCTGAGCGTAGAACGCATCGAAAAGCGGTACAACGACACACAGGTCCTCACCGACATCAACCTGAGCGTGATGAAGGGCGAGATGATCTGCTTCCTGGGGCCGTCCGGCTGCGGGAAAACCACGCTGCTGCGGATCATCGCGGGGCTCGAGACGCAAAACGCCGGCCACATCACGCAGGACGGCCGCGACATCTCGCGGCTGCCGCCGCAACTGCGCGACTACGGGATCGTGTTCCAGTCGTATGCGCTGTTTCCGAACCTCACCGTCTTCGACAACGTCGCGTACGGGCTGGTGAACCGCAGGATGAAGCGCGACGCGATCCACGAGCGCGTGCATACGCTGCTCGCGCTGGTCGGCCTGCCCGACAGCCATCGCAAGCATCCGGGCCAGTTGTCCGGCGGCCAGCAGCAGCGTATCGCGCTGGCGCGCGCGCTCGCGACATCGCCGGGCCTGCTGCTGCTCGACGAGCCGCTGTCGGCGCTCGACGCGCGCGTGCGCGTGCGGCTGCGCCAGGAAATCCGCGCGCTGCAGCAGCGGCTCGGCGTGACGACGATCATGGTCACGCACGACCAGGAAGAAGCGCTGTCGATGGCCGACCGCATCGTCGTGATGAACCACGGCGTGATCGAGCAGATCGGCACGCCGCTCGAAATCTACCGGCAGCCCGCGTCGCCGTTCGTCGCGGACTTCATCGGCCGGGTCAACACGATCCCCGCCGAAGTCGCGCAGGACGGCACGCTGCGGGCGGGCGGCGTCGGCTTCGACTGCCGCCACGGCACCGCCCGCCCGGCCCAGGGCGCGGCGGTATCGGTCTACGTGCGGCCCGAGGACCTGCGCATCCGCGTGCCGGGCGAGACGGCCGACAACGTGCTGGCCGGCCGCGTCGAGAAGCTCGAGTTCCTCGGCGCGTTCTGCCGCGTGAGCTTCCGGATCGACGGACTCGACGGCCAGGAGATCGTCGCCGATCTGTCGTATCACGACGTCGACCGCACCGGCGTGCAGGCCGGCGCACGCATCGACCTCGCGCTCGATCGCGAGCATGTCCGCGTGTTCCCGAGCGCGAAGGAGCGACTGCAATGA
- a CDS encoding 2-aminoethylphosphonate--pyruvate transaminase, protein MTLATQPILLTPGPLTTSDRTRDAMLRDWGSWDGDFNAITARLRERLLQIVHGEGTHECVPLQGSGTFSVEAAIGTLVPRDGHVLVPNNGAYCQRLAKICRVLGRRLTTIDYSEDRRVDPADVERALAADPTITHVALVHCETGAGVLNPLHDVAQVVAQHGRGLIVDAMSSFGAIEIDARTTPFDAVIAASGKCLEGVPGLGFVIAKRTTLERCEGNSHSLAMDLYDQWVYMQRTTQWRFTPPTHVVAALDAAVAQYVDEGGLAARGGRYQRNYRALIDGMRALGFRPFLDPAIQAPIIVTFHAPDDPNYDFKRFYQEVKKRGYILYPGKLTEVDTFRVGCIGHFGEAGIPGAVAAIADTLKAMGVHRVSAEAAA, encoded by the coding sequence ATGACGCTCGCCACCCAGCCCATCCTGCTCACCCCCGGCCCCCTGACGACCTCGGACCGCACGCGCGACGCGATGCTGCGCGACTGGGGTTCGTGGGACGGCGACTTCAACGCGATCACCGCGCGGCTGCGCGAACGGCTGCTGCAGATCGTGCACGGCGAAGGCACGCACGAATGCGTGCCGTTGCAGGGCAGCGGCACGTTCTCGGTCGAGGCCGCGATCGGCACGCTCGTGCCGCGCGACGGCCACGTGCTCGTGCCGAACAACGGCGCGTATTGCCAGCGCCTCGCGAAGATCTGCCGCGTGCTCGGCCGCCGGCTCACGACGATCGACTACAGCGAGGATCGCCGCGTCGATCCGGCCGACGTCGAGCGCGCGCTCGCCGCAGATCCGACCATCACGCACGTCGCGCTCGTGCACTGCGAAACCGGCGCCGGCGTGCTGAACCCGCTGCACGACGTCGCGCAGGTGGTCGCGCAGCACGGCCGCGGGCTGATCGTCGACGCGATGAGCTCGTTCGGCGCGATCGAGATCGACGCGCGCACGACGCCGTTCGACGCGGTGATCGCCGCGTCCGGCAAGTGCCTCGAGGGCGTGCCGGGGCTCGGCTTCGTGATCGCGAAGCGCACCACGCTCGAACGCTGCGAAGGCAACAGCCACTCGCTCGCGATGGACCTGTACGACCAGTGGGTCTACATGCAGCGCACGACACAGTGGCGCTTCACGCCGCCGACGCACGTGGTCGCGGCACTCGATGCGGCCGTCGCGCAATACGTCGACGAAGGCGGGCTCGCCGCACGCGGCGGCCGCTACCAGCGCAACTATCGCGCGCTGATCGACGGGATGCGTGCGCTCGGCTTCCGGCCGTTCCTCGATCCGGCAATCCAGGCGCCGATCATCGTCACGTTCCATGCGCCCGACGATCCGAACTACGACTTCAAGCGGTTTTATCAGGAGGTCAAAAAGCGCGGCTACATTCTGTATCCGGGCAAGCTGACCGAAGTCGACACGTTCCGCGTCGGCTGCATCGGCCACTTCGGCGAAGCCGGCATTCCAGGCGCCGTCGCCGCGATCGCCGACACGCTGAAGGCGATGGGCGTGCACCGCGTGTCCGCCGAAGCGGCGGCCTGA
- the phnA gene encoding phosphonoacetate hydrolase — translation MTETPVSVEVNGRRYNWMSRPVVVVCVDGCAYEYLEMAAEAGVAPFLRTLLKPGTALKGECVVPSFTNPNNLSIVTGVPPAIHGISGNYFYDRDTGAEVLMNDPKYLVAPTVLATFAEQGARVAVVTAKDKLRRLLGKGLKGICFSSEKADEASIEENGIDDVLELVGKPVPSVYSADLSEFVFAAGVRLLETRPIDLMYLSTTDYVQHKCAPGTDGANAFYQMMDTYLKRLDELGAIVAITADHGMNAKHDGETGEPNVIYLQELFDEWLGHDAARVILPITDPYVVHHGALGSFATVYVPDDADTDALRARLAAVDGIEVVLTGAEGCARFELPPDRMGDLIVISKQDVVLGTRRIKHDLSGLDVPLRSHGGISEQIVPLIFSKPVATDVTGRARLRNFDIIDIALNHLQ, via the coding sequence ATGACTGAAACGCCTGTATCCGTGGAAGTGAACGGCCGCCGCTACAACTGGATGAGCCGCCCCGTGGTGGTCGTCTGCGTCGACGGCTGCGCCTATGAATATCTCGAGATGGCGGCCGAGGCCGGCGTCGCGCCGTTCCTGCGCACGCTGCTGAAGCCGGGCACGGCGCTCAAGGGCGAGTGCGTGGTGCCGAGCTTCACGAACCCGAACAACCTGTCGATTGTTACCGGCGTGCCGCCGGCGATCCACGGGATAAGCGGCAACTACTTCTACGATCGCGACACCGGTGCCGAGGTGCTGATGAACGATCCGAAGTACCTCGTCGCGCCCACCGTGCTCGCGACCTTCGCGGAGCAGGGCGCGCGCGTCGCGGTCGTCACTGCGAAGGACAAGCTGCGCCGCCTGCTCGGCAAGGGGCTCAAGGGCATCTGCTTCTCGTCGGAGAAGGCCGATGAAGCGAGCATCGAGGAAAACGGCATCGACGACGTGCTCGAGCTGGTCGGCAAGCCGGTGCCGAGCGTGTACAGCGCGGACCTGTCGGAATTCGTGTTCGCGGCCGGCGTGCGCCTGCTCGAGACGCGTCCGATCGACCTGATGTACCTGTCGACGACCGACTACGTGCAGCACAAGTGCGCACCGGGCACCGACGGTGCGAACGCGTTCTACCAGATGATGGACACGTACCTGAAGCGGCTCGACGAACTCGGCGCGATCGTCGCGATCACGGCCGACCACGGGATGAACGCGAAGCACGACGGTGAAACCGGCGAGCCGAACGTGATCTACCTGCAGGAGCTGTTCGATGAATGGCTCGGCCACGACGCAGCGCGCGTGATCCTGCCGATCACCGATCCGTACGTCGTGCACCACGGCGCGCTCGGTTCGTTCGCGACCGTCTATGTGCCGGATGACGCCGATACCGACGCGCTGCGCGCGCGACTCGCCGCGGTGGACGGCATCGAGGTCGTGCTGACCGGCGCCGAAGGTTGCGCGCGCTTCGAGCTGCCGCCCGACCGGATGGGCGACCTGATCGTGATCTCGAAGCAGGACGTCGTGCTCGGCACGCGCCGCATCAAGCACGACCTGTCGGGCCTCGACGTGCCGCTGCGCTCGCACGGCGGGATCTCCGAGCAGATCGTGCCGCTGATCTTCAGCAAGCCGGTCGCGACTGACGTCACGGGGCGCGCGCGGCTGCGCAACTTCGACATCATCGATATCGCGCTCAACCATCTGCAGTGA